A genomic region of Thunnus maccoyii chromosome 13, fThuMac1.1, whole genome shotgun sequence contains the following coding sequences:
- the hrh2b gene encoding histamine receptor H2b, which translates to MISTALRWLVLVSIIILTISGNVLVCLAVGLSRRLWRIANCFVVSLAVTDLLLGLLVLPLSATVELRSGKWPFGGALCNIYISLDVMLCTSSILTLLAISVDRYLAISAPLSYTRRVTRPRVTLAMIAIWALSLTVSFVPIHLGWNTVDYRVQNLDWGIWDEYKDGRYCQFEWNNNYVLFYAFGSFYLPLLVMCGMYLCIFRVAREQVRRIRAATPSFARTASTAAIAQEHKATVTLAAVLGAFVICWFPYFTFFTCMGIKEKTNPPNTLHSVVLWLGYLNSALNPILYPALNRDFHRAYGELLRCRGPSRRTLQLTPASVHNCRKRFTNGQRVSQQSEEHIDTVKTETEAKSLTLHDRNGIPDEPS; encoded by the exons ATGATCTCCACAGCTCTCCGCTGGCTGGTCCTGGTGTCTATTATAATTCTGACCATCAGTGGGAATGTGCTGGTTTGTTTGGCTGTGGGGCTCAGCCGTCGACTGTGGCGCATTGCTAACTGCTTCGTGGTGTCGCTGGCAGTGACAGATCTCCTGCTAGGCCTGCTGGTCCTGCCCTTGTCTGCCACTGTGGAGCTACGCAGTGGGAAATGGCCCTTCGGAGGAGCCCTGTGTAACATCTACATCTCACTGGATGTCATGTTGTGTACATCCTCCATCCTGACCCTGCTGGCAATCAGCGTGGACCGATACCTGGCCATTTCAGCTCCCCTTAGCTACACCCGGAGAGTTACCCGTCCAAGGGTGACACTGGCCATGATCGCCATCTGGGCCTTGTCACTAACTGTGTCCTTTGTGCCCATCCACCTGGGCTGGAACACAGTGGATTACAGAGTGCAGAACTTGGACTGGGGCATCTGGGATGAGTACAAGGATGGGCGCTACTGCCAGTTTGAATGGAATAACAACTATGTTCTTTTTTATGCCTTTGGCTCATTTTACCTGCCTCTGCTGGTTATGTGTGGAATGTATCTTTGCATATTCAGAGTGGCACGAGAACAG GTACGGCGTATTCGTGCTGCCACTCCATCATTTGCACGCACAGCATCAACTGCTGCCATAGCCCAAGAGCACAAAGCTACAGTGACCCTGGCAGCTGTTCTGGGGGCCTTTGTCATCTGCTGGTTCCCCTATTTCACTTTCTTCACCTGCATGGGCATAAAGGAAAAGACTAACCCCCCCAATACACTTCACTCTGTGGTCCTGTGGCTGGGCTATTTAAACTCAGCTCTTAACCCCATCCTGTATCCAGCTCTCAACAGGGATTTCCACAGGGCCTACGGAGAGCTGCTTCGCTGCAGAGGACCCTCTCGCAGAACACTGCAGCTTACTCCAGCATCTGTGCACAATTGCAGAAAACGATTTACTAATGGACAAAGGGTTTCCCAACAGTCTGAAGAACATATAGACACAGTTAAGACAGAAACTGAGGCAAAAAGCCTTACTCTACATGACAGAAATGGCATCCCTGATGAGCCAAGTTGA